From the genome of Sphingobacterium kitahiroshimense, one region includes:
- a CDS encoding ATP-binding cassette domain-containing protein, whose translation MNNIIITNARQNNLKNVSLQIPKHKITVFTGISGSGKSSLVFETIGAEAQRQINETQNSFIRTRMQHYGIPDVDKIENLNVPIIINQKRIGGNARSTVGTITDIYASLRLLFSRLGSPFVGYSNVFSFNNPLGMCLNCEGLGYEQTININTLINKEKSLNEGGIQFPTFQPGGWRLTRYTLSGYFDNDKKIKDYSDKEWEILLYSKEHKPKNPNKDWGKTVKYEGLIPRIEKAFLKKDSKENTTRKNDLQHITTSRICAVCKGKRLNKKVLSCKINGKNIADCTALSVDDLMEFIQSINSNTYDIIVKELIKKLNNMINIGLQYLTLDRKTDTLSGGESQRIKMVKSLGNSLVDLLYIFDEPSIGLHPKDLQNITSIIEQIRDKGNTILIVEHDPDLIKIADLIIDMGPGSGKNGGEVIYKGTFKELKNSLGKTGLYFAKKTKIKTDPKIGKEYLEIKQATLHNLKGIDLKIPKNILTVVTGVAGSGKSTLISKVLPDYYKDATIIDQSLFTASPRSNLLTYLNLSDKVRKSFARANQVSDKKFSRNSEGACENCKGLGMERIDLAFMDDIEQVCEVCCGSGFNPQVLEYKYKGKNIFDVLNFTIPEAIQFFDDQIYLEKFEILLKLGLDYLTLGQRMDSFSGGERQRLKLTKELNNTNKIIIMDEPSTGLHPSDTEKLLSLFEELIERNNTLIIVEHNLEIIAQADWIIDIGPGAGKYGGNVIFEGTVEQLLKNKKSYTAEYLKKHLKWK comes from the coding sequence ATGAATAATATTATTATAACAAATGCTAGGCAGAATAATCTCAAAAATGTTTCTCTTCAAATCCCGAAGCATAAAATAACGGTATTTACGGGTATATCGGGTTCAGGAAAATCATCACTCGTATTTGAAACAATTGGCGCAGAGGCACAACGTCAGATAAATGAAACACAGAATAGTTTTATACGTACACGAATGCAACATTATGGTATACCGGATGTCGATAAGATTGAAAATCTGAATGTCCCCATTATTATCAATCAAAAGAGAATAGGCGGAAATGCGCGTTCAACAGTTGGTACCATAACTGATATCTACGCGTCTTTACGATTGCTATTTTCTAGATTAGGTTCGCCATTTGTAGGTTATTCTAATGTTTTTTCATTTAACAATCCACTCGGCATGTGCCTTAACTGCGAAGGTTTGGGTTATGAGCAAACTATTAATATTAATACTTTAATCAATAAAGAAAAATCCCTAAATGAAGGCGGAATTCAGTTTCCCACTTTTCAACCTGGAGGATGGAGGTTAACTAGATATACTTTGTCAGGATATTTTGATAACGACAAGAAAATAAAAGATTATTCAGATAAAGAATGGGAAATATTACTTTATTCAAAAGAACATAAACCTAAAAACCCAAATAAAGATTGGGGAAAAACAGTGAAATATGAAGGGCTCATACCACGTATTGAAAAAGCATTTTTAAAAAAAGATTCAAAAGAAAATACAACCCGAAAAAATGACCTTCAACACATTACCACAAGCAGAATATGCGCAGTATGCAAAGGTAAAAGATTAAATAAAAAGGTACTCTCCTGTAAAATAAATGGTAAAAACATAGCCGATTGTACTGCTCTTTCAGTTGACGATTTAATGGAATTTATTCAATCGATAAACTCAAACACCTATGATATTATTGTAAAAGAGCTTATTAAGAAATTAAATAATATGATTAACATAGGCCTGCAGTACTTAACCCTCGATAGAAAAACAGATACGCTTTCGGGAGGAGAATCCCAACGGATTAAAATGGTAAAAAGTCTAGGCAATAGTTTAGTGGATCTACTGTATATTTTTGATGAACCGAGCATTGGGCTTCATCCAAAAGATTTACAAAATATTACTTCCATTATTGAACAAATTAGAGATAAAGGTAATACCATTCTGATTGTTGAGCATGATCCAGATTTAATCAAGATCGCAGATTTGATCATTGATATGGGACCCGGATCAGGAAAAAATGGCGGTGAAGTTATCTATAAAGGAACTTTTAAAGAACTTAAAAATTCATTAGGAAAAACGGGCTTATATTTTGCAAAGAAAACCAAAATTAAAACTGATCCAAAAATTGGAAAAGAATATCTAGAAATTAAGCAAGCAACCTTACATAACTTGAAAGGTATTGATTTAAAAATCCCTAAAAATATTTTGACAGTAGTCACTGGCGTTGCAGGCTCAGGAAAAAGTACATTAATCAGCAAAGTTTTGCCGGATTACTATAAAGATGCAACAATTATCGACCAGTCCTTATTTACAGCTAGTCCCCGGTCAAATTTACTCACTTACTTGAATCTATCTGATAAGGTCAGAAAATCATTTGCTCGAGCCAATCAGGTTTCTGATAAAAAATTCAGTAGGAACAGTGAGGGCGCCTGTGAAAACTGTAAAGGACTGGGCATGGAGCGGATAGACTTAGCATTTATGGATGACATTGAGCAAGTCTGTGAAGTTTGCTGTGGTTCCGGATTTAATCCCCAGGTATTGGAATATAAATACAAGGGTAAAAATATATTTGATGTACTGAACTTTACTATACCGGAAGCTATACAATTTTTTGATGATCAGATATACCTTGAAAAGTTTGAAATACTTTTAAAATTAGGCTTAGATTATCTCACACTCGGACAACGTATGGATAGCTTTTCTGGGGGAGAAAGACAACGTTTAAAACTCACGAAAGAATTAAACAACACAAATAAAATCATCATTATGGATGAACCCAGTACAGGATTACATCCAAGTGATACGGAAAAGTTACTATCTCTTTTTGAGGAATTAATTGAAAGAAATAACACATTAATTATAGTAGAGCATAATTTGGAAATTATTGCTCAGGCAGATTGGATTATCGATATCGGTCCGGGTGCTGGTAAATATGGAGGTAATGTTATTTTTGAAGGTACCGTAGAACAACTTTTAAAAAATAAAAAATCGTACACTGCCGAATATCTCAAAAAACATTTAAAATGGAAATAA